A single Blastopirellula retiformator DNA region contains:
- a CDS encoding porin: MSRYLLCAAFLVACVPHIAFGQQSPFSSDRVYRPSREMSESSALVVVSPASTSYAEPDVVSTEMGQVYDTASYQPGCGPECGGCDTCYPGLFDRFFVNGWLDQGFTGNPNASSSNGPVGQNGPLIFNDQANEYMMNQLYLSMGRAIDPNGCCWDIGGKVDLLYGTDYYFIQANGLETHADGSQHWNSGNGPRNAGTAGLYGLAMPQAYVEVLAPVLGGVRVKMGHFYTILGYEAVKAPENFFYSHTYIMQYGEPFTHTGVLASWDSSCCMTWNAGVTRGWNTWEQDNGTTGFIGGFDWRSPDEATKLRMGVVAGPEDPEGDNYRTVIDVVLQQRLSCCWTYVLNFNYGTEDNVRVTTQSTLDNASWYGIANYLYYTVNPCVDLGVRFEWFDDRDNARVFALPNDNITSGGSYYDLTLGANYHPSDWLVVRPEVRWDWSDLSAPGINGAFEDGNSDSQFTLGFDVIMVF; the protein is encoded by the coding sequence ATGTCGCGTTACCTGCTTTGCGCCGCTTTCCTGGTTGCATGTGTTCCCCACATCGCTTTCGGACAGCAGTCGCCCTTCTCCTCCGATCGAGTTTATCGACCTTCGCGCGAGATGTCGGAGAGTTCGGCCTTGGTTGTCGTCTCTCCGGCCTCTACTTCGTATGCCGAGCCGGACGTGGTCTCGACGGAAATGGGCCAGGTCTACGATACGGCCAGCTATCAGCCTGGTTGCGGCCCCGAATGCGGCGGCTGCGACACGTGCTACCCGGGCCTATTCGACCGCTTCTTCGTCAATGGTTGGCTTGATCAAGGCTTTACCGGCAATCCGAACGCCAGCAGTTCGAATGGGCCGGTCGGTCAGAATGGGCCGTTGATCTTTAATGATCAGGCCAACGAATACATGATGAATCAGCTCTATCTCTCGATGGGGCGAGCGATCGATCCGAACGGCTGCTGCTGGGACATCGGCGGCAAAGTCGACCTGCTGTACGGCACCGACTATTACTTCATCCAAGCGAATGGGCTTGAGACTCACGCCGACGGCAGCCAGCACTGGAACAGCGGCAATGGCCCGCGCAACGCCGGCACGGCCGGTTTGTACGGTTTGGCGATGCCGCAAGCCTATGTCGAAGTGCTTGCCCCGGTCTTGGGCGGCGTACGAGTGAAGATGGGGCACTTCTACACCATCTTGGGATACGAAGCGGTCAAGGCGCCGGAGAACTTCTTCTACTCGCACACCTACATCATGCAATATGGCGAGCCGTTCACCCACACCGGCGTGTTGGCCAGTTGGGACAGCTCGTGTTGCATGACCTGGAACGCCGGCGTCACCCGCGGCTGGAATACCTGGGAACAAGACAACGGCACGACCGGTTTCATCGGCGGTTTCGACTGGCGGTCGCCCGACGAAGCGACCAAATTGCGAATGGGGGTCGTCGCTGGGCCGGAAGATCCGGAAGGCGATAACTATCGCACGGTCATCGACGTCGTGCTGCAACAGCGACTCTCTTGCTGCTGGACCTACGTCCTGAACTTCAACTACGGCACAGAAGACAACGTTCGCGTCACGACCCAGAGCACCCTGGACAACGCGTCGTGGTACGGCATCGCCAACTATCTCTACTACACCGTTAATCCCTGCGTTGACTTGGGCGTGCGGTTCGAGTGGTTTGACGATCGCGACAATGCCCGCGTCTTCGCACTGCCCAACGATAACATCACCAGCGGCGGCTCGTACTACGATCTGACCCTGGGCGCCAATTATCATCCCAGCGACTGGCTGGTCGTTCGACCGGAAGTCCGTTGGGACTGGTCCGACCTATCGGCGCCAGGGATCAACGGAGCCTTTGAAGATGGGAACTCGGACAGTCAATTCACGCTCGGTTTCGATGTGATCATGGTCTTCTAG
- a CDS encoding peptidylprolyl isomerase has protein sequence MLPLEIAIFTFVGFVLCCGAILMVSRISQAKALPAKIGGNQRRKPGPHQVEALEVREVFDASGVELEGENIFIDGQFYANVDMVALAKAITATGAKFYGAVWCPHCTEQKQIFGEGGEYLPFVEVTNPDRTLNDLGSSLGITSLPTWIFADGRREEGTLTLAEVVQFSGVTVPTSTDPYIAEIDPVTLYSGEPLFLTLDGYSPTGQPLTYTVTSESGTVLSEVRQQTRSLRLTIKNFGVMEFQLLEDYASLATQQIISLVESGFYDGLVFHRIINDFMIQGGDPTGTGMGDGQTPEFNDQYDFDLRYNRAGTLGMAKSYDDTNTSQFFITENGDYRNSLDFRYTIFGYMTEGDAVREAISNIPTNASNYPSYAAVIEKAEIFYDRENALVKLDTFVSGIAGSDTLTVTATDASGNTFTRNVSVSYIPYSANKPAYLGPVPNMVVNPGNVRTFQLAGFDANGHTVRFLDKAGLDARGWAYEPHASNGLIYSVDNVSGTLTIQAPSNFRGEGQIIVAAYDGYASGSGDVDFQLITISASSAPVLVSDTFDTIAGSVNTLTPLANDTAAAPAFDLSTFELLDAPDGLQISVEGGVITYAPPLGFTGTFTLRYNVENIYGGFAADSAAITINVVANTQTVAGADAFQVDVASVAILDVLGNDRANKYWSTSAGLSIVSIGNSAAGATISIENGKLRYIPASGYTGLDTFSYSVTNGDTTAIGEVTVSVLEIEDISVTVTREKTTATSVDALPQNEAYLSEWDAFWVEIWANGDRISTQGVSAAALDLKFMPQLFSATAVEPGAGFEFNGTPAINGETGEITGLSAVATSSGLGAGNRVLLARVRFQPASGDGLAVDSDGLDFGSVFSVSNAQIQAPDTDLVNAQITSLPGVKILPVVYDLNDDGQIDLADIFTFANLYNNGAPAQSPLGDFDASGALTPYDVTLMLRELGESWVTVSSGSKLIYDFSYLEGAIAEEPLVASAFGLTSQPTTIETETVQPVMDAATAMIADAYSQLDVFNFTVATSFQIVDLPGSQLSYRHNGVIYLDIDAAGWGWFIDSTPTVNEEFTSSGDDAWAAIAAGDADGGIDLLSVILHELIGEGDEAQNPLFADTLAPSTRYLFAPEDLPVYQLLVDQAMAQA, from the coding sequence GTGCTTCCCCTTGAAATCGCCATCTTCACTTTCGTTGGTTTCGTCCTCTGCTGTGGGGCAATTCTGATGGTAAGTCGCATTTCCCAAGCGAAGGCGCTGCCGGCCAAAATCGGCGGCAACCAACGTCGCAAGCCAGGCCCCCATCAGGTCGAGGCGCTCGAGGTACGCGAGGTTTTCGACGCTTCCGGCGTTGAGCTAGAAGGCGAAAACATCTTCATCGACGGGCAGTTCTACGCCAACGTCGACATGGTCGCCCTGGCCAAAGCGATCACCGCCACCGGCGCCAAGTTCTATGGCGCCGTCTGGTGCCCACACTGTACCGAACAAAAACAAATCTTCGGCGAAGGTGGCGAGTATCTGCCGTTCGTCGAAGTGACCAACCCCGATCGCACGCTCAATGACCTTGGCTCGTCGTTGGGAATCACCAGTCTGCCAACCTGGATCTTTGCCGATGGACGCCGCGAAGAAGGAACTCTGACGCTGGCCGAGGTAGTCCAGTTCTCGGGCGTGACCGTGCCGACCTCCACCGATCCCTACATCGCCGAGATAGATCCAGTCACGCTCTACTCGGGCGAGCCGCTCTTCCTGACGCTGGACGGCTATTCGCCCACCGGGCAACCGCTCACCTACACCGTCACCAGCGAAAGCGGCACGGTCCTTTCCGAGGTCCGGCAGCAAACGCGAAGCCTGCGACTGACGATCAAGAACTTCGGCGTCATGGAGTTCCAACTGCTGGAAGACTACGCCAGTCTGGCGACCCAGCAGATTATCTCGCTGGTCGAATCGGGTTTCTACGACGGCCTGGTCTTCCATCGGATCATCAACGACTTCATGATCCAGGGTGGCGATCCAACCGGAACCGGCATGGGCGATGGCCAAACGCCCGAGTTCAATGATCAGTACGACTTCGACCTGCGTTACAACCGCGCCGGTACGCTTGGGATGGCCAAGTCGTACGATGACACGAACACGTCGCAGTTCTTTATTACCGAGAACGGCGACTATCGAAACTCGCTCGATTTTCGGTACACCATTTTTGGCTACATGACCGAAGGGGACGCGGTTCGAGAAGCGATCAGCAACATCCCCACCAACGCTAGCAACTATCCGAGCTACGCCGCCGTCATCGAGAAAGCGGAGATCTTTTACGACCGCGAGAACGCGTTGGTCAAGCTCGATACCTTCGTCAGCGGCATCGCCGGCTCCGACACGCTAACCGTTACCGCGACCGACGCCAGCGGAAATACGTTTACGCGTAACGTCTCGGTCAGCTACATCCCGTATTCGGCCAACAAGCCCGCGTACCTCGGCCCGGTTCCAAACATGGTCGTCAACCCGGGCAACGTTCGCACCTTTCAACTGGCAGGCTTCGATGCGAACGGCCACACGGTGCGTTTTCTGGACAAGGCCGGGCTTGACGCGCGAGGCTGGGCCTATGAACCGCATGCCAGCAACGGCCTGATTTATTCGGTGGATAACGTCTCCGGCACGTTGACGATCCAGGCTCCCAGCAACTTCCGTGGCGAGGGGCAGATTATCGTCGCCGCCTATGACGGCTATGCGTCGGGCTCGGGGGACGTCGATTTTCAGCTTATCACCATCTCGGCCTCCTCCGCTCCGGTCTTGGTGAGCGACACGTTCGACACGATCGCCGGCTCGGTCAATACGCTGACGCCATTGGCGAACGATACCGCTGCGGCGCCGGCGTTTGACTTGAGCACCTTTGAGCTCTTAGATGCGCCGGACGGGTTACAAATTTCGGTCGAAGGGGGCGTAATCACCTACGCGCCGCCGCTGGGTTTCACCGGCACCTTCACGCTGCGATACAACGTCGAGAACATCTACGGAGGCTTCGCCGCCGACAGCGCGGCGATTACCATCAATGTCGTCGCCAACACCCAGACGGTCGCTGGCGCCGACGCGTTCCAGGTCGATGTCGCCAGCGTCGCCATTCTCGACGTTCTCGGCAACGACCGAGCCAACAAATACTGGTCGACCAGCGCTGGACTGTCGATCGTTTCGATCGGCAACTCGGCCGCTGGCGCGACCATTTCGATCGAAAATGGCAAGCTCCGTTATATCCCGGCTTCCGGCTACACCGGCCTCGACACGTTCTCCTATAGCGTTACCAACGGCGATACGACCGCGATCGGCGAGGTGACCGTTTCGGTCCTCGAGATTGAGGACATCAGCGTTACCGTCACGCGCGAGAAAACGACCGCAACATCCGTCGACGCGCTACCGCAGAACGAAGCCTATCTCAGCGAATGGGATGCGTTCTGGGTCGAAATCTGGGCCAATGGCGACCGCATTTCGACGCAAGGCGTCAGCGCCGCGGCGCTCGACCTGAAATTCATGCCGCAACTGTTCTCTGCGACGGCGGTCGAACCGGGCGCGGGATTTGAATTCAACGGCACGCCGGCGATCAATGGCGAAACGGGAGAGATCACCGGCCTGAGCGCCGTCGCAACTTCGTCGGGACTGGGCGCCGGCAACCGCGTCTTGTTGGCCCGCGTTCGCTTTCAGCCAGCCTCTGGCGACGGCCTGGCGGTCGACAGCGACGGTCTCGACTTCGGATCGGTCTTTTCCGTCAGCAACGCCCAGATCCAGGCGCCAGATACGGACTTGGTCAACGCCCAGATCACCTCGCTTCCCGGCGTCAAGATTCTGCCGGTCGTTTATGACCTGAACGATGACGGTCAAATCGACCTGGCCGACATTTTCACCTTCGCTAATCTGTACAACAACGGCGCACCGGCCCAATCGCCGCTGGGCGACTTTGACGCCAGCGGCGCCCTGACGCCGTACGACGTCACGCTTATGCTTCGCGAGCTAGGCGAGTCGTGGGTCACGGTCAGCAGCGGCAGCAAACTGATTTACGACTTCAGCTATCTGGAAGGAGCGATTGCCGAAGAGCCGCTGGTCGCCTCGGCGTTCGGCCTAACCAGCCAGCCGACCACGATCGAGACCGAGACCGTCCAGCCGGTCATGGACGCCGCGACGGCGATGATCGCAGACGCCTATAGCCAGCTCGATGTCTTCAATTTCACGGTTGCGACCAGCTTCCAGATTGTGGATCTGCCGGGCTCGCAGCTCAGCTATCGCCACAACGGCGTGATCTATCTGGACATTGACGCCGCTGGCTGGGGTTGGTTCATCGACTCAACTCCCACCGTCAACGAAGAATTCACCTCAAGCGGCGACGACGCCTGGGCGGCGATTGCGGCGGGCGACGCGGATGGCGGCATTGATCTGCTCAGCGTTATCCTGCATGAACTGATCGGCGAAGGAGATGAGGCCCAGAATCCGCTCTTCGCCGATACGCTGGCCCCGAGCACGCGTTACCTTTTCGCCCCTGAAGACCTGCCGGTCTATCAACTGCTGGTCGATCAGGCGATGGCGCAGGCCTGA
- a CDS encoding porin: MSYEDVEVQPITLTDEIEPVSWGEPCCNYNVGCCNNGCGSQGGGWFTDAWISQGYTANFDHPADNFNTPMTFNDRADEYQMNQLYLAMGKEVDDQSCCWSLGGRVDLLYGSDYFFTMANGLELHQDGTRKWNGDGPRDSGNAALYGLAMPQLYGEIFAPIGNGLRVKFGHFYTIIGYESVMAPQNFFYSHAYTMQYGEPFTHTGILGSYTAGDNLTLHAGITNGWDNFDNINGQCSGLFGFQYANDVSSLSYSFINGKEDADGLNNRFLQSLVYTRKLGNRWTYVFQSDLGVEENGKLNAAFEPDTAFWYGINQYLFMKYTETIDLGVRLEWFRDEDNARVIAIPIEAFSQGGNYYELTLGANWKPYDFVNVRPELRYDWSNVDLLGAQGPYNDFMDKQMWTASFDVIFKF; the protein is encoded by the coding sequence GTGTCTTACGAGGATGTAGAAGTCCAGCCAATCACGCTTACCGACGAGATCGAGCCAGTAAGCTGGGGAGAACCTTGCTGCAACTACAACGTGGGCTGCTGCAATAACGGTTGCGGCTCGCAGGGGGGCGGCTGGTTCACCGATGCGTGGATCTCGCAAGGCTACACCGCGAACTTCGATCATCCGGCGGATAATTTCAATACGCCGATGACGTTCAATGATCGCGCCGACGAATACCAGATGAACCAGCTTTACCTGGCGATGGGTAAAGAGGTAGACGATCAGAGCTGCTGCTGGTCGTTAGGAGGACGAGTCGACCTGCTTTACGGCTCCGACTACTTCTTCACGATGGCCAATGGTCTGGAATTGCACCAAGACGGTACGCGAAAGTGGAACGGCGACGGTCCTCGCGATAGCGGCAATGCAGCCCTGTACGGCTTGGCGATGCCGCAGCTCTATGGCGAGATCTTCGCCCCGATCGGTAACGGGTTGCGAGTGAAGTTCGGCCACTTTTACACGATCATCGGCTACGAGTCGGTGATGGCCCCGCAGAACTTCTTCTACTCGCACGCCTATACCATGCAGTATGGCGAGCCCTTTACCCACACCGGTATTTTGGGCAGCTATACCGCGGGCGATAACCTGACGCTGCACGCTGGTATCACCAACGGCTGGGACAACTTCGACAACATCAATGGTCAGTGCTCGGGACTGTTCGGCTTTCAGTACGCCAACGACGTGTCGTCCCTCTCCTACTCGTTTATTAACGGGAAAGAGGACGCTGACGGCCTGAACAATCGCTTTCTGCAGTCGCTGGTCTACACCCGCAAGTTGGGCAATCGCTGGACGTATGTCTTCCAAAGCGACTTGGGCGTGGAAGAAAACGGCAAGCTGAATGCGGCGTTCGAGCCGGATACCGCGTTCTGGTACGGCATCAACCAGTACCTGTTCATGAAGTACACCGAGACGATCGATCTGGGCGTGCGGTTGGAATGGTTCCGCGACGAGGACAATGCTCGCGTGATTGCGATTCCGATCGAAGCGTTCTCGCAAGGCGGAAACTACTACGAGTTGACGCTCGGCGCCAACTGGAAGCCGTACGACTTCGTCAATGTCCGGCCGGAACTGCGGTACGACTGGTCGAACGTCGACCTGCTCGGAGCCCAGGGGCCGTACAACGACTTCATGGATAAGCAGATGTGGACCGCGTCGTTCGATGTGATTTTCAAGTTCTAA